A region of Reichenbachiella carrageenanivorans DNA encodes the following proteins:
- a CDS encoding universal stress protein, whose translation MKRILVPVDFSKESLNALDAAHSLAKDTDSEILVLHIVEDPNIESMKISGEAHYDPMENVFVKLLLDKTKQRLEALVNDPKMADIKITYKVDIGNAYSSIAKNIASHKASLIFMGSQGASGLQEILVGSVADKTVRYATCPVIVVKDKCELGNIKDIVYASDLNDDHVQIIDDLKEMQSHFGAKLHLLKVFNSEWTTVAEAKKRADEFVDYFGLTDCSVAVKMSSDMAEAILDYASEINAGMIAIGTHDRHGLLHLIASHVSKNVVNHAHRPIWTKAIR comes from the coding sequence ATGAAACGAATACTTGTTCCTGTTGACTTCTCAAAGGAATCTTTGAATGCTTTGGATGCCGCACATTCATTAGCAAAAGACACAGATTCGGAGATTTTGGTTCTTCATATTGTAGAAGATCCAAATATTGAGTCTATGAAAATTTCGGGAGAGGCTCATTACGACCCTATGGAGAATGTCTTTGTGAAGCTTCTGTTGGATAAGACAAAACAGAGACTAGAAGCCCTTGTGAATGATCCTAAAATGGCTGATATCAAAATCACATATAAAGTAGACATTGGTAATGCTTACTCTTCGATAGCAAAAAATATAGCAAGCCACAAAGCGAGTCTTATTTTTATGGGGTCTCAAGGTGCCTCGGGCTTACAAGAAATTTTAGTAGGGTCTGTTGCCGATAAAACGGTGCGATACGCTACCTGTCCAGTGATCGTGGTGAAAGACAAATGTGAGCTAGGCAATATAAAGGATATTGTTTATGCTTCAGACCTTAATGATGATCATGTACAGATTATAGATGACTTAAAAGAAATGCAAAGTCATTTTGGAGCTAAATTACACTTGCTGAAAGTTTTTAATTCTGAGTGGACTACTGTAGCAGAAGCAAAGAAGCGTGCAGATGAGTTTGTAGACTATTTTGGCTTGACGGATTGTTCAGTTGCGGTAAAAATGTCTAGCGATATGGCTGAGGCCATTTTGGATTATGCTTCGGAAATTAATGCTGGAATGATTGCCATTGGTACACACGATAGACACGGACTGCTTCATTTGATAGCAAGCCACGTATCTAAAAATGTCGTGAATCATGCCCATCGCCCAATCTGGACTAAGGCTATAAGGTAA
- a CDS encoding glutaminyl-peptide cyclotransferase yields the protein MTVGDTIQFKISSNDPTIQIDSVSISTNGNILTNPLAWNTSNETPGKKNLLVSVFLSNGTEEKKRHSVTLFSDIEPVAYTYRTINTYVHDPDAFTQGLLVDNGQLYESTGEKGHSSVRKVDIMSGKVIQSTELSSQYFGEGIGLVNDNIYMLSWKARTGFIFDKNSLEQTGQFTYATEGWGMTTKDDTLIMSDGSHRLRFMDPVSFTELRQIEVYDQTGPVDFLNELEYINGDLFAIRWQTDLIYIIDPISGKVKGILDLEGIFDFANYGRRNDVLNGIAYDKDLGKYYITGKWWPKLFEIQLIPKNNI from the coding sequence ATGACTGTTGGAGATACCATTCAATTTAAAATCTCCTCCAATGATCCAACTATTCAAATAGACTCCGTAAGCATCTCAACCAACGGAAATATACTAACCAACCCACTCGCTTGGAATACATCCAATGAAACCCCTGGTAAAAAAAATCTACTGGTATCTGTGTTCTTATCCAATGGTACAGAGGAAAAGAAAAGGCACAGTGTCACGCTATTTTCAGACATAGAACCTGTGGCATACACCTATCGCACCATCAACACCTATGTACATGATCCAGATGCCTTCACTCAAGGCCTGCTGGTAGACAATGGACAACTTTATGAAAGCACAGGAGAAAAAGGCCACTCTTCAGTAAGAAAGGTGGATATAATGTCTGGGAAAGTAATTCAATCAACCGAACTTTCCTCTCAATACTTCGGAGAAGGTATTGGTCTGGTCAACGACAATATATATATGCTGTCCTGGAAGGCTAGAACTGGTTTTATCTTCGACAAAAATAGCCTAGAACAAACTGGCCAATTCACCTACGCCACCGAAGGCTGGGGCATGACAACCAAAGACGACACGCTCATCATGAGTGATGGTTCGCATCGACTCAGATTTATGGATCCAGTAAGCTTTACCGAGCTTCGTCAGATAGAAGTATATGATCAGACAGGCCCAGTAGACTTCCTAAATGAGCTTGAATACATCAATGGTGATCTATTCGCTATCCGATGGCAAACAGATTTGATCTATATCATTGACCCTATCAGTGGCAAAGTAAAAGGCATACTGGACTTAGAAGGCATTTTTGATTTTGCTAACTATGGCAGAAGAAATGATGTGCTAAATGGTATAGCTTACGACAAAGATTTAGGTAAATATTATATCACAGGAAAGTGGTGGCCCAAACTTTTTGAAATACAACTCATCCCCAAAAACAACATTTGA
- a CDS encoding SCP2 sterol-binding domain-containing protein, protein MTLEETTSKVQHLATKKSGAIGSKIKFQFDEGVIFLNDSVSPNVVSNVDEQADCTVRMSLSNFNKLMSGDMNAMGAFMMGKIKVDGDMSIAMKLSNLF, encoded by the coding sequence ATGACATTAGAAGAAACAACATCCAAAGTGCAACACCTAGCGACAAAAAAAAGTGGCGCTATTGGTTCTAAAATTAAATTTCAATTCGACGAAGGGGTAATTTTCCTAAACGACTCCGTCTCACCCAACGTAGTATCCAATGTTGACGAACAAGCCGACTGTACAGTACGTATGAGTCTGAGCAATTTCAACAAACTGATGTCGGGCGATATGAATGCCATGGGTGCGTTTATGATGGGCAAAATCAAAGTAGATGGAGATATGTCTATTGCTATGAAACTCTCCAACCTTTTTTAA
- a CDS encoding YfiT family bacillithiol transferase, with translation MSEEELEKLKYPIGKFQFPTSYSKADTDNHIHTICHFPQILRESVKYLTDEQLNTSYRPDGWTIRQVIHHLVDSHINSYVRFKWTLTEHQPTIKAYDEKAWAELSDAKYDAIEPSLLLLTALHLKWSNMLNNLTEQDLKKTFIHPESKREILLHQNIALYAWHCDHHLAHIMNLAERNGW, from the coding sequence ATGAGTGAAGAAGAACTAGAAAAATTGAAATATCCAATTGGTAAATTTCAGTTTCCAACCAGCTATTCAAAGGCAGATACTGACAATCATATACACACCATCTGCCATTTTCCTCAGATACTGAGAGAAAGCGTCAAATATCTCACAGACGAGCAATTGAATACCTCCTACCGACCCGACGGGTGGACCATTCGTCAAGTCATACACCACCTAGTCGACAGCCACATAAATAGCTATGTGCGATTCAAATGGACACTGACTGAACACCAGCCTACCATCAAAGCATATGACGAAAAGGCTTGGGCTGAGCTCAGCGATGCCAAATACGACGCGATCGAGCCTTCTCTATTATTGCTGACCGCCTTGCACCTAAAATGGAGTAACATGCTCAACAACCTCACTGAACAAGATTTGAAAAAAACATTTATCCATCCAGAATCTAAACGCGAGATACTATTACATCAAAACATAGCACTGTATGCTTGGCATTGCGATCATCACTTGGCACATATTATGAATTTGGCTGAAAGAAATGGCTGGTAA
- a CDS encoding TetR/AcrR family transcriptional regulator, which translates to MGQSKPKKSKKQIILEEAATLFREKGYAATTMRDLAAKVGVEAASLYNHIKCKEEILSQICSSLADTYTSKMVLINATDATPIDKIKELLLLHVEINAMSSPLASVMNDEWRHLTEPERSDFLLKRRSYENQFLNIIEQGIADGSVQATDAKIALYTMLSSIRWLQHWYHANRDMDVEAVKSTIIGLLMNGIQKS; encoded by the coding sequence ATGGGACAATCCAAACCAAAGAAGAGCAAAAAACAGATCATACTAGAAGAAGCTGCTACACTGTTTCGGGAGAAAGGGTACGCAGCCACAACCATGCGAGACTTGGCTGCCAAAGTAGGGGTAGAAGCCGCTAGTCTATACAATCACATCAAATGTAAAGAAGAAATACTTTCTCAAATCTGTTCTTCTCTGGCCGACACCTATACTTCTAAAATGGTGCTCATTAATGCCACTGACGCAACTCCTATAGATAAAATCAAAGAACTTCTTCTACTTCACGTAGAAATCAATGCCATGAGTTCACCATTGGCCAGTGTAATGAACGATGAGTGGCGCCATCTGACAGAACCAGAGCGAAGTGACTTCCTCCTTAAAAGACGCAGTTATGAGAATCAATTTCTTAACATCATCGAACAAGGCATAGCTGACGGTTCCGTGCAAGCGACCGACGCTAAAATCGCTCTATATACCATGTTATCATCTATCCGATGGCTACAACACTGGTACCATGCCAACAGAGACATGGATGTAGAAGCAGTAAAAAGTACCATCATTGGCCTCTTAATGAACGGAATCCAAAAATCATGA
- a CDS encoding FAD-dependent oxidoreductase, protein MSQQVTIVGAGLVGALFAALLGKRGYQVHVYERRSDLRKTTISAGKSINMACSARGWKALDLVGVGDQVRKAAIAMKGRMIHGTDESLTFQPYGKADEAIYSISRTGLNQILIDHADQYENIHFHFDHKCVDIDLDTPSASFELPNKKVTHIKSDLIFGTDGAFSAVRSAMQKLKHFSFSQEYISHDYKELSIEAKAGTFQMEKHALHIWPRGSHMLIALPNPDGSFTCTLFLPYKGDHSFEKLNKEQKIQSFFKNKFPDALKLIPNLTTLFCKNPTSPLVIIKCFPWSHKGKVAILGDASHAIVPFYGQGMNAGFEDVTILDELLDKHGGDWPTILSAFETKRKTDADAISDLALKNFIEMRDLVGQAWFLKRKQIEHALYEAFPDQFIPQYSMVSFTHTPYSDAVRRGIQQDLILDRLANDEDILDIIASGKLKTYIETNNMIPK, encoded by the coding sequence ATGAGCCAGCAGGTAACCATAGTGGGCGCAGGCCTTGTGGGTGCCTTATTCGCTGCCTTGCTAGGCAAAAGAGGTTATCAAGTCCACGTATACGAGCGGCGATCTGATCTTAGAAAGACTACCATTTCAGCTGGAAAATCCATCAACATGGCTTGCTCCGCCCGAGGCTGGAAAGCTCTCGATCTAGTAGGTGTAGGCGACCAAGTGAGAAAAGCAGCCATTGCCATGAAAGGACGAATGATACACGGCACAGACGAATCGCTCACGTTTCAGCCTTATGGCAAAGCAGACGAAGCCATCTACTCCATTTCACGCACAGGACTGAATCAGATCCTTATAGATCATGCCGATCAATACGAAAACATTCATTTCCATTTTGATCACAAATGTGTGGATATCGATTTAGATACACCGTCGGCTAGTTTTGAACTGCCAAACAAAAAAGTAACACACATCAAATCCGATTTGATTTTCGGAACAGATGGAGCTTTTTCAGCTGTTCGATCTGCTATGCAAAAGCTCAAGCATTTCAGTTTCTCACAAGAATACATCAGTCACGACTACAAAGAACTGAGTATAGAAGCTAAAGCAGGAACCTTTCAAATGGAAAAACACGCCTTACACATTTGGCCTCGAGGCAGCCATATGCTGATTGCCTTACCAAACCCAGATGGCAGTTTTACTTGCACACTTTTCCTCCCCTACAAGGGAGACCATTCATTTGAAAAACTGAATAAAGAACAAAAAATACAAAGTTTCTTCAAAAACAAATTTCCAGATGCACTCAAACTGATTCCTAACCTAACCACGTTGTTTTGTAAAAACCCTACTTCACCTTTGGTAATCATAAAATGCTTCCCATGGAGTCACAAAGGCAAAGTAGCCATCCTTGGTGATGCCTCACATGCCATTGTTCCATTCTATGGTCAGGGTATGAACGCAGGCTTTGAGGATGTAACTATCTTAGATGAACTATTGGATAAACATGGAGGTGATTGGCCTACTATTTTATCAGCATTTGAAACCAAAAGAAAAACAGACGCAGACGCCATCTCCGATCTGGCTTTAAAGAATTTTATAGAAATGAGAGACCTTGTTGGGCAAGCATGGTTTCTAAAAAGAAAGCAAATCGAACATGCACTCTATGAAGCATTCCCTGACCAATTCATACCTCAGTACTCTATGGTCTCCTTTACCCATACGCCATATAGTGATGCCGTACGCCGAGGCATCCAACAAGACCTAATACTCGATCGTCTAGCCAACGATGAGGATATACTCGACATCATAGCCTCAGGCAAGCTCAAGACCTACATCGAAACGAACAACATGATCCCGAAATAA
- the paaE gene encoding 1,2-phenylacetyl-CoA epoxidase subunit PaaE, with product MHHFHPLTISKLIKETDDCVSLEFDIPDANKSLFEHKQGQHVTLRKIINEEDVRRSYSICTSPKENKLKVAIKKIANGAFSTYANEVLTAGDVLEVMPPSGSFNTELNPTQAKNYVGFAGGSGITPIISIMKAVMDTESQSTFTLVYANRSTDSMVFKEEIEGLKNKYINRLNIIHIFSQEHIGIPLFEGRIDQKKVHALNKNVVDLKSADEIFICGPEAMMLAIQSALIDLDIDKSKIHMELFTSPVGKLGKSEHSIKETYEEVKAKITIQIDGVKMDFDYSSNDSILDAAAKKGADLPYACKGGVCCTCKAKVIEGKVDMAINYALEQDEIERGYILSCQARPKTDRIILSFDEN from the coding sequence ATGCACCATTTTCACCCACTTACCATATCGAAACTCATCAAAGAAACAGACGACTGTGTTTCTTTAGAGTTTGATATCCCTGACGCAAACAAATCCTTGTTTGAGCACAAACAAGGACAGCATGTAACCTTGCGAAAAATCATCAATGAAGAAGACGTACGCCGATCCTATTCCATCTGTACCAGTCCAAAGGAAAACAAACTCAAAGTAGCTATCAAAAAAATAGCTAACGGCGCTTTTTCCACATATGCCAATGAAGTACTGACAGCTGGTGACGTGCTAGAAGTCATGCCTCCTTCTGGCAGTTTCAACACCGAGCTGAATCCAACACAAGCAAAAAACTATGTTGGGTTTGCAGGCGGCAGTGGCATCACTCCTATTATCTCTATTATGAAAGCCGTGATGGACACAGAATCCCAAAGCACCTTCACCCTCGTCTATGCAAACCGCAGTACAGATAGCATGGTTTTTAAAGAGGAAATCGAAGGATTGAAAAACAAATATATCAACCGACTCAACATCATCCATATATTCAGTCAAGAGCACATTGGAATCCCTTTATTCGAAGGTCGGATCGATCAGAAAAAGGTACATGCACTAAACAAAAATGTGGTAGACCTAAAATCGGCAGACGAGATTTTCATCTGTGGCCCTGAAGCAATGATGCTAGCCATCCAATCGGCATTGATAGATTTGGATATTGACAAATCCAAAATACACATGGAGCTATTTACCAGTCCTGTAGGAAAACTTGGTAAAAGTGAGCATAGTATAAAAGAAACTTACGAAGAAGTAAAAGCAAAAATCACCATCCAAATCGATGGCGTAAAAATGGATTTCGACTACAGCAGCAACGATTCTATTCTCGACGCTGCCGCAAAAAAAGGGGCAGATCTCCCCTACGCCTGCAAAGGAGGTGTATGCTGCACCTGCAAAGCCAAAGTAATCGAGGGCAAAGTAGACATGGCTATCAACTATGCCTTGGAGCAAGACGAAATAGAACGAGGGTATATATTGAGTTGTCAGGCTCGTCCAAAAACAGACCGTATCATACTCAGTTTCGACGAAAACTAG
- the paaA gene encoding 1,2-phenylacetyl-CoA epoxidase subunit PaaA, translated as MNTIDLEKEFQRKLDAEEKIEPKDWMPDDYRKTLIRQISQHAHSEIVGMLPEGNWLTRAPSLRRKVAALAKVQDEAGHGLYLYSACETLGVERDELLEQLHTGKAKYSSIFNYPTLTWADMGAIGWLVDGAAIMNQVPLCRCSYGPYARAMVRVCKEESFHQRQGYEIMLTLCNGTPEQKAMAQDALNRWWWPSIMMFGPNDADSPHTAQSMQWKIKRFTNDELRQRFIDATVPQADILGIKIPDPDLKWNEETKHYDFGSIDWDEFWAVVKGNGPCNKERLAARNKAHDNGAWVREAALAYTEKKRKKTAA; from the coding sequence ATGAACACGATAGATTTAGAAAAGGAATTTCAGCGTAAGCTAGACGCCGAAGAGAAAATCGAACCCAAAGATTGGATGCCCGATGACTATCGCAAAACACTAATCAGGCAAATCTCTCAACATGCCCACTCAGAGATCGTTGGTATGCTACCAGAAGGCAACTGGCTCACTCGTGCCCCTTCGCTCCGGCGAAAAGTAGCCGCCCTAGCCAAAGTACAAGACGAAGCTGGGCATGGCCTATACCTCTACAGTGCCTGCGAAACACTAGGCGTAGAACGAGACGAACTACTAGAACAGCTGCACACAGGGAAAGCCAAATACTCCAGCATATTCAATTACCCCACACTCACTTGGGCAGATATGGGTGCCATCGGTTGGCTAGTAGATGGCGCCGCCATCATGAACCAAGTACCACTATGTAGATGCTCATACGGTCCCTATGCCAGAGCCATGGTACGAGTGTGCAAAGAAGAAAGCTTTCACCAAAGACAAGGTTATGAAATCATGCTCACCTTATGCAATGGTACACCTGAGCAAAAAGCCATGGCACAAGATGCCCTCAATCGCTGGTGGTGGCCCTCTATTATGATGTTTGGCCCCAATGACGCAGACTCACCACATACTGCACAATCCATGCAATGGAAAATCAAACGATTCACCAACGACGAACTTCGTCAGCGATTCATTGATGCCACGGTGCCACAAGCCGATATCCTAGGGATCAAAATCCCTGATCCTGATTTGAAATGGAATGAAGAAACGAAACATTACGATTTTGGCTCTATCGACTGGGATGAGTTTTGGGCAGTAGTAAAAGGCAATGGCCCCTGCAACAAAGAGCGACTAGCCGCCAGAAACAAAGCACACGACAATGGCGCATGGGTACGAGAGGCCGCATTGGCATACACCGAAAAGAAAAGGAAAAAAACAGCAGCATAA
- the paaB gene encoding 1,2-phenylacetyl-CoA epoxidase subunit PaaB has translation MSNKNWPLWEVFIRSKSGINHKHVGSLHATDAEMAIENARDVYTRRSEGVSIWVVPSNTITASDPEQGDELFEPAQSKVYRHPTFYNLPDELKNM, from the coding sequence ATGAGTAACAAAAACTGGCCCCTTTGGGAAGTATTTATCAGAAGCAAATCAGGTATCAACCATAAGCATGTAGGTAGCCTCCACGCCACAGATGCAGAAATGGCTATAGAAAATGCCAGAGACGTATACACCCGAAGAAGTGAAGGCGTGAGCATTTGGGTAGTGCCATCCAACACAATCACTGCCTCTGACCCAGAGCAAGGAGACGAGCTATTCGAGCCCGCACAAAGCAAGGTGTACCGCCACCCTACTTTCTACAACCTACCCGACGAACTAAAAAACATGTAA
- the paaC gene encoding 1,2-phenylacetyl-CoA epoxidase subunit PaaC yields the protein MATQQDTYDYTLRLADNCLILGQRLAEWCGHGPVLEQDIALTNISLDLIGQARNYYQYAAELTGSKKSEDDIAFLRNDREYKNLLLVEQPNIDFGYTIIRQYFFDVFHFHLLNELATSQDKTLAGIAQKSQKEVTYHKRWSGQWVFRLGDGTDESHERTQAALDHFWPYAFESVIPDTLDKNMTQYGIGADLSKIEEIVKKEITNHLREATLTLPTETWNQTGGKNGLHSEHLGYLLAEMQHLQRAYPGAEW from the coding sequence ATGGCTACACAACAAGACACCTATGATTACACCCTGCGATTGGCAGATAACTGTCTGATTCTTGGTCAGCGACTAGCCGAATGGTGCGGACATGGCCCTGTGCTAGAGCAAGACATCGCACTGACCAATATTTCTTTGGACCTGATTGGTCAGGCCAGAAACTACTACCAATATGCCGCTGAGCTAACTGGTAGCAAGAAGAGCGAAGACGATATTGCTTTCCTCCGAAATGACCGAGAGTACAAAAATCTCCTTTTGGTAGAGCAACCCAATATTGATTTTGGGTACACCATCATAAGACAGTACTTCTTCGATGTGTTTCATTTTCATTTGCTTAATGAATTGGCGACAAGCCAAGATAAAACACTAGCTGGTATCGCCCAAAAGAGCCAGAAAGAAGTAACCTATCACAAACGGTGGAGTGGTCAGTGGGTATTTCGCTTGGGCGACGGCACAGACGAAAGTCACGAAAGAACGCAAGCCGCTTTGGATCATTTCTGGCCCTACGCTTTCGAAAGCGTGATTCCTGATACATTAGATAAAAACATGACACAATATGGCATTGGCGCTGACTTGAGCAAAATAGAAGAAATCGTAAAAAAGGAAATTACCAATCATTTGCGTGAAGCTACGCTAACCCTTCCTACCGAAACGTGGAATCAAACGGGAGGCAAAAACGGTCTTCACTCAGAACACTTGGGCTACTTATTGGCCGAAATGCAACATCTACAACGAGCCTACCCTGGAGCAGAATGGTAG
- the paaD gene encoding 1,2-phenylacetyl-CoA epoxidase subunit PaaD produces MKTISPTVILNLLRTVMDPEIPVLSVVDMGVIRHIDVTDYVTVTITPTYSGCPAMNSIEADIKKCLIDNGYEKITVKTVLQPAWTTDWLTEHGRKQLLAYGIAPPQGSTSKRALFLEEETVPCPQCQSKNTVLVSEFGSTACKALYKCLDCLEPFDYFKCI; encoded by the coding sequence ATGAAAACCATATCGCCCACCGTCATATTGAACTTGCTCCGCACTGTGATGGATCCTGAGATTCCCGTACTATCGGTAGTAGACATGGGTGTGATCAGACACATAGACGTGACGGATTATGTGACCGTAACCATCACACCAACCTACTCAGGTTGCCCTGCTATGAATAGTATAGAAGCGGACATCAAAAAATGTCTAATAGATAATGGCTACGAAAAGATAACGGTGAAAACGGTATTGCAGCCAGCATGGACAACCGACTGGCTCACCGAACACGGACGAAAACAACTCCTCGCCTATGGGATCGCACCTCCTCAAGGCAGCACGTCGAAACGGGCATTATTTCTCGAAGAGGAAACGGTACCTTGTCCGCAATGCCAGTCCAAAAACACGGTACTAGTGAGTGAATTTGGCTCTACTGCCTGCAAGGCACTGTACAAATGCCTAGACTGCTTAGAACCGTTCGATTATTTTAAATGCATCTAA
- a CDS encoding enoyl-CoA hydratase-related protein encodes MTQTLQYDIQDGIAIIRFNRPDVFNSFNREMALGFQDLLDTCEKNKSVRAIFLTGNGKAFCAGQDLAEVTASEAPFIENIVAEHYNPIVRRIREIEKPIICAVNGVAAGAGANLALACDIIVAVETATFIQAFSKIGLIPDSAGTFFLPKLIGFQKASALMMLGDKISAMEAEKLGMLYKVFSTEEFESAAFDIAKTISKMPTLGLVYTKKLLNAGLTNNLNDQLDQEEIYQSKAGKTNDYKEGVQAFLEKRKPEFTGT; translated from the coding sequence ATGACCCAAACCCTACAATACGACATCCAAGACGGCATTGCCATCATTCGATTCAACAGACCAGACGTTTTCAATAGTTTCAACCGTGAAATGGCACTTGGCTTTCAAGACCTGCTCGATACGTGTGAAAAAAACAAAAGCGTAAGAGCCATATTCCTTACTGGAAATGGCAAAGCCTTTTGTGCTGGTCAGGATTTAGCAGAAGTGACCGCCTCAGAAGCACCCTTTATCGAAAACATAGTTGCAGAGCACTACAACCCCATCGTTAGACGCATTCGAGAAATAGAAAAGCCAATCATCTGTGCAGTCAATGGTGTAGCCGCAGGTGCTGGCGCCAATCTGGCTCTAGCATGCGACATTATAGTAGCCGTAGAAACAGCCACTTTCATACAAGCTTTTAGCAAAATAGGCTTAATTCCAGACAGCGCAGGCACCTTCTTCCTACCCAAACTCATAGGCTTCCAAAAAGCGAGTGCCTTAATGATGCTGGGCGACAAAATATCAGCAATGGAAGCCGAAAAACTAGGCATGCTCTACAAGGTATTCTCTACAGAAGAATTTGAATCTGCAGCTTTCGACATTGCAAAAACCATTTCAAAAATGCCAACACTAGGCTTGGTCTATACTAAGAAACTTTTGAATGCTGGATTGACCAACAACCTAAACGACCAACTAGACCAAGAAGAAATCTATCAATCCAAAGCAGGAAAAACCAACGATTACAAAGAAGGCGTTCAGGCTTTTTTAGAAAAAAGAAAACCTGAATTTACTGGAACTTAA
- a CDS encoding 3-hydroxyacyl-CoA dehydrogenase NAD-binding domain-containing protein, which yields MKIIGIIGAGSMGSGIAQVAATAGHEVVLLDSSNTMLQKAQQGLNKILARLVEKGNLSKLEAGAILDRIHFTGQLEAFENCDLIIEAIVEDLSIKKQIFRELETIVNKNCILATNTSSLSVSAIASASEKPHRVLGIHFFNPAPLMPLVEIIPAIQTDQAVVSTARKTINNWGKITVLAKDTPGFIVNRVARPFYGEALRILEEGIADVATIDWAMTEIGGFRMGPFTLMDFIGNDINYTVTETVFKSFFYDPRYKPAFTQKRMAEAGYLGRKSGKGYYNYSEGTTQPEPDFNQMLGKKIFNRILVMLINEAADALFWNIASKEDIDLAMTKGVNYPAGLLRWADEYGIDKCVKQMDSLYNEYLEDRYRCSPLLRKMVRENKKFY from the coding sequence ATGAAAATAATAGGAATCATCGGCGCAGGATCCATGGGTAGCGGTATCGCACAGGTAGCTGCTACTGCTGGCCATGAAGTGGTCTTACTAGACAGTAGCAATACCATGCTACAAAAAGCCCAACAGGGCTTAAATAAAATATTGGCTCGGTTAGTAGAAAAAGGCAACCTATCCAAATTAGAGGCTGGAGCTATCTTAGACCGTATCCACTTTACGGGGCAACTAGAGGCCTTTGAAAACTGTGACCTAATCATAGAAGCAATTGTTGAAGATTTGAGCATCAAAAAACAAATCTTCAGAGAACTAGAAACCATCGTCAACAAAAACTGCATCCTTGCTACCAATACCTCCTCACTTTCTGTATCGGCTATCGCCAGTGCGAGCGAAAAGCCACATCGAGTACTTGGCATTCACTTTTTCAACCCTGCACCTCTCATGCCTCTGGTAGAAATCATTCCTGCCATTCAAACCGATCAAGCGGTGGTTTCAACAGCTAGAAAAACCATCAACAACTGGGGCAAAATCACCGTTTTAGCCAAAGACACTCCTGGATTTATAGTCAATCGTGTAGCCAGACCATTTTATGGTGAGGCTTTGAGAATCCTCGAAGAAGGTATCGCAGACGTGGCTACCATCGATTGGGCCATGACAGAAATTGGAGGGTTCAGAATGGGTCCCTTCACTCTTATGGACTTCATCGGCAACGACATCAACTACACCGTCACAGAAACCGTTTTCAAATCCTTCTTTTACGACCCTAGATACAAACCCGCCTTCACACAAAAGCGTATGGCTGAAGCTGGCTATTTAGGAAGAAAATCAGGTAAAGGTTACTACAACTACTCCGAAGGCACAACCCAGCCAGAGCCTGATTTCAATCAAATGTTAGGCAAAAAAATATTCAACCGCATTCTGGTCATGCTGATCAATGAAGCTGCTGATGCCCTGTTTTGGAACATCGCCAGCAAAGAAGATATCGACCTAGCCATGACCAAGGGCGTAAACTATCCCGCAGGCTTGCTAAGATGGGCTGATGAATATGGCATAGACAAATGTGTCAAGCAAATGGACAGCCTCTACAACGAGTATCTAGAAGACCGCTATCGATGCAGTCCATTACTTCGCAAAATGGTCAGAGAAAATAAAAAATTCTATTGA